A segment of the Mangrovimonas sp. YM274 genome:
CATAGTGTCCGCAGAATATGCCAGCCAAACAAAACCTGCCAATAAACTAGCCAAGGACGACACGGTCCATGTTAACACCCAAAATTGTTCCAATTGTCTAGCAGAAAAACATCAGGATGATGCTAAATTTTGTTTTAAATGTGGAAGCGAATTACATTATGACTAAATACCTTATCTCGATAGTAGGGCCTACCGCTATTGGTAAAACAGCTCTAAGCATACAACTTGCCCAATACTTTAATACTGAAATAATTTCTGCTGATTCCAGACAGTTTTTTAAGGAAATGCAAATAGGCACCGCAGCACCAACTCCTGAAGAATTGGCCGCTGCTCCTCATCATTTCATTCATCATAAATCCATTGAAACCGACTATAACGTTGGTGCTTTTGAAAGAGATGCCATAGAACAATTAGAGAAATTATTCAAAAAGCATGATGTTGTGGTTATGGTTGGCGGTTCTGGTCTTTATGTCGATGCCGTGACAAAAGGACTAGACGACTTTCCTGATCTTGATCCTAAAATTAGAGAAACTCTAAACAATACTTTGGAAACAGAAGGACTACTTGCACTCCAAACTCAATTGAAACAATTAGACCCTCAATCCTTTCAAAGTATTGCTATTGACAATCCACACCGTGTAATCAGGGCCCTAGAAGTTTCTATTGGAACAGGTAAACCGTATGCTTCCTTTTTAAATCAAAAAAAGAATAAACGTCCTTTTAAAACCATTTCAATTGGTTTAACCGCAGACCGTGAAATTGTTTATGACCGAATTAATAGGCGTGTTGATATTATGATGGAAAACGGACTTCTTGAAGAAGCAAAAAAGCTTTTACCTAAACAGCATTTAAACGCACTAAATACTGTAGGCTATAAAGAGTTATTTAAATACTTCAATGGCAATTGGACTTTAGATTTTGCTGTTTCTGAAATAAAAAAGAACTCTAGACGCTTTGCCAAAAGGCAATTTACATGGTTCAAAAAAAATGAAAACATTCTTTGGTTTGACTACACAACTCCTTTAGAAACCATAGTAAATGACATTTCAAAACTAATTGAAAAACAATAAATTAAAATAAACTTAAGATTGTAGCTGTAATCAGTTTTTTAGCCCTACCTTTGGCCCTTTATTAATTTAATTTATATTATGAGTAAAGGTACAGTAAAGTTCTTCAACGACTCAAAAGGATTTGGATTTATCGTTGAAGAAGGGACCAACAAAGAACATTTTGTACACATTTCTGGTTTAGAAGATGAGATTCGCGAAGGAGATGAAGTAGAATTTGATCTAACCGAAGGAAAAAAAGGATTGAACGCAGTAAACGTAAGAGTTATCTAATATTCACCCCTATTTTAAGTAAAAAAGCCTATCAAAATATTGATAGGCTTTTTTTATTATTGTAAGAGGAGAGCATTAAGCGCTTTGGTTAACTACCAATCTAAATCCTTCTCCATGTATATTTAAAATCTCAACGTTTTCATCTGGTTTTAAATATTTACGAAGCTTCGCAATGTAAACATCCATACTACGAGACGTAAAATAGTTATCATCTCTCCAAATTTTTGTCAGAGCCAATTCTCTAGGCATCAAATCGTTTTCATGAAGTGCCAACATACGCAACAATTCATTTTCTTTAGGAGACAATTTGATAGGTTCTCCCCCGTCAAATCGTAAAAACCTTAATTTGGAGTTTAAATCGAATCTACCTATTTTAAACTCAAACTGTTTGCTATCTGTAACTGTTTCAGTAGCCTTGCGCTGCATGATAGCTTTTATTTTCATGAGCAGGACCTCACTATCAAAAGGTTTGTTTAAATAGTCATCTGCCCCTACTTTATATCCTTTTAGCACATCTTCCTTCATAGCCTTGGCGGTAAGGAAAATGATAGGTACTTCACTATTTTTTTCTCTAATTTCTTTAGCCAACGTAAACCCATCTTTGTAAGGCATCATGACATCTAGGATACACAAATCAAAATCATCTTTTTTGAATTTTTCAAAACCTTCCATCCCGTTTTTGGCATGAACAACATCGTAATCGTTCATTGTCAAATAATCCTTTAATACCGTTCCAAAATTGGGGTCGTCCTCGACAAGGAGAATTTTTTTATTTTGTTCTTCCATAATTTATGATATTAATGGCAGCTTAATAGTAAATACACTACCTTTTCCTTTTTCACTTTCTACTGATATATGACCGTGATGGTCTTCTACTATTCTTTTTACGTAGGCCAAACCTAAACCATGACCTTTAACGTTATGTACATTACCAGAGTGTTCTCTATAGAATTTCTCAAATATTTTTCGTTGAACCTGTTTGGACATTCCATTACCTTGATCTGCTATCTTTAATAAAATATTGTTCCCAATATTCTCTGTATACACATCTATTTTTGGTTCGTCATCCGAATATTTTATGGCATTATCCAAAATGTTAACAATAACATTTGTAAAATGACTTTCGTTGGCCAAAATTGAAGATTTGGAAGCATTTAAATGTGTTTTTACATATCCCTTTCGGTCTTCAACAATTAACTCAACGTGGGTAATAGCATCTTCTATTAAGTCGTGCAGCTTTACTCTGTCCTTACTTATGTTCAATTCATTTTTCTCAAGTTTCGATATTCTCAATACATTTTCAACTTGAGCATGCATGCGTTTATTTTCATCCTTGATCATTTTCAGATAACGCTTCACCTTATCCTGGTCTTCAATAATCTTCGGGTTTTTAATGGCGTCCAAAGCAAGATTGATGGTGGCTATTGGCGTTTTAAACTCATGCGTCATATTATTGATAAAATCTGTCTTAATCTGCGATATTTTACGCTGCTTTATCAATTGATAAATGGCATTTGAATAGGCTATAATAATGATTAAAGTAAATACAACCGAAAGCACAATTGCCTTTATAATGGTAGAGAACAAAAATTTTCTTCGTTCTGGAAAATCCACATATAAACGATAATCACTTTGCTTATTGTTATCCAAAAAAACAGAAACTCCATAAGTTGAAGAATTATTCAGCTCAAAGTTTTCCGACTGTACTTTAGTCGCTAAATCTTTATCATAAATGGCAAATTCAAAATCAATATCAATACCATCTTCCTTTAATTGATATTGCAACAAATCTGAAACTTCCTCTGGAGAAACCCTCTTATAAATTGGAAAATTCTTATAATAGTCCCGATAGGTTGTTTCAAACAATTTTTTTTCAACTTCCGGAAGCTCTAAATATTCACGATATGTACGCTCGGGGTTTATGTTAAGATCCCCCTCATTATTTAAAGCAGTATTACTATAGATTTTTGTTTCCCGCTCATTAAACAAACGACTAATGCTGATACTATCCACTCCTATATCAAAGAACACTGATGGTACTTTGAAGCTTTCCTCTAAAATGGTGTTACGGTAAATAATTGTTTCATCCCTTTGGTCATCTTGAGTTTTTATCAAAATTTCCCTAATGGCACTTGTGTCACGATTAACCCCGCGTTTCTCAAGCTCATAAACCTTTCGAGCATATCTATCAAACTCTTTGTCTTCCAAAGATTTTGACACCCAGCTTAAAGCATGTTTAACGTTAAGTTCAAAACGGTTTTCTTCATTTTGCAGGGAATTCTTAATAAAATAAGCCTGCACTAAAATTATACCAATGAGTGATACACTCATTAAGATCACCAATAAGACGAATAGCTTTCTGCCCATCGTTCAAATTTAACATTTTAACATTTATTAGATATCCCCTTTAACCTTACATTAACAAAAATGTTAAAATAAGGGTTAATTTCCTACAGAACGAAGGGTCTCATGAAGTTTTAACACCTGATTATGAGTAGCTTCCAACTTATCATTAACAATTATGTAGTCCGCTAATTTAAGTTTCTCATCATCACTTAGTTGGTTATCCATAATGGCCTGTATTTTTTCCCGGGATGTTTGATCTCGCTTTAAGAGGCGTTCTATCCTTTGATTAATACCGGCAATCACCAAAATTATGGCATCATATTCCTTTTCCATATGGTGTTCAAAAATAATAGCTGCTTCTTTTATGACATAAGGTGAAGCTTGTTGAGCGAGCCAGTCTTTGAAATGTTTGGCAACTTCTGGATGCACAATAGCATTCATAGCTTCCAGCAAAGCCTTGTTGTTAAAAATAGCATCAGCAATGAAAGGTTTATTGAGTTCTCCGTTAACATAGGCCTGCTCTCCAAAAAGCACCTTTAATTTTCGTTGAAGTTCTGGAGATGTCGCCATAATCCGTTTTGCTTCCAAGTCTGCTGTGTACACAGGAACCCCCAAACTTCTAAACATATTGGCCACTGTACTTTTACCACTTCCTATACCTCCGGTAACTCCTATAACCTTCATAAAACAACTTATTATCTAACTTATTGATATTCAAAGGATAAATTTATCATTTTACAACGATAAACTCAACTTTATTTTGCTTGATTCTTGTACTTTTTGCAGCTTCAGGTACTGAAGTTAATTTTGGAGTCATTGCCTTTTTATCTGTTTGAGCTATTTCCTCATAGTTACAAACTACTTTAAAATCTGATGGTTTGATTTCATTAAATCTATTTAACGGAACGTAATACAATACAGTTACCACCTTTGGAAAGTAATTAATAGTTAAATTTTTAGGTGTATTGACCAAAGTCACCGGTACCTCAACTGCTCCCTCTGTAAACTTCACCACTTCTGAAGTAACAGTTACTTTTTGAGATGAAAGCTTTATATTTCCATCGACTTTTGGAAGCTTTAAAGCAATAGACTGAGAAAAACTAGCATTAACATCCTTTAATGACAATGGCTCTGTAGATATTTCTTCAATAGTACTAACTATATTCTCGGCACCTATAACCGTAACAGAATCCGGTTTTATTTCTACCTTATCCAAAACATCATATCCTATCAAATAGGAGATATTAGCTTGTAACTTAATAGGGACCTTTTTGGTTTCTAAGGTTTCAAAACGAAAATTTAAGGTATCAGGAGTGATGGAAAGCATTTCCACTCTCGATCCTACCAAGGATTTTATTTTGTGTGCTGATTTGTTTGCCACCCAAGAATAATGCTCATTATTATAATACAAATCCGAGTCATAATCAATTTTAACAGGCTGCTTAAAAAAAATCAAAGGCACTAAATTGAATCCATTAGCAGACAAGACCACATTAATTTTCTGTTTCTCCTTTTGGAGTAACACCTTATTCTCTGGCACATTTTCAAAAGAAACATTTAAGGCAACAGTTTCTGTATATTTTCCTGACAGTTTACTGATAATCAAAAAAAGAAATGAAAGCATAAGAAAAAAACCAAAGACATTTAGCTTTTTATTTCTTATCGATTCTAATAGTTTTGATCTTAATTTATTCAGCATGTTTAAAAAATAAATGAGGAAACGCCACTTCGGGAGTTTTTCCCTGTAGCCTCAACGCTATTGTGGATTTAAAAAATCCGTAACCGTATCCAAAAAACTGAACCGCTATGGCGTATACAGATTTCAGTGCCACTTCCAGACTCTTTGTTTCAAAAAGAGCCAAGAGAAATGCTATGAAAAAATACGCTAGATAAGCCAAAATTCCAAAGCTATGTCCAAAAAGCCATAAAATAATTGCTCCAACAAGGCCCAACATAAACAGTGTAGGAAACCAATAGGTCAATTTTGCAGTCTTTGGATGCCATAAATTTAAAATTGGCCTTACCAACCCAAACTTATGCACCTGTGTGTAAAATTTAGACCATGAAATCCTTCTTTTATGGAACACATAAGCCTCCTCTATCAATTCGGTTTCAAAGCCTAAATTGGTCAACCTAATGGACAGGTCTGGATCTTCCCCGGGATGTATCACTCCAAAACCACCAGATGCTTGAAAAGCCTTCTTGGAAATCCCCATATTGAAGCTTCTAGGTTGAAACTTCCCTACTTGTTTCTTCCCTCCTCTAATTCCTCCGGTTGAAATAAAAGAAGTCATAGCAAAATTGATTGCCTTTTGAAGAGGTGTAAAGGACATATGCGCTGTATCAGGCCCGCCGAAGCAATCCACATAACGTTCTTCCAAATAGGCAGAAACTTCGTTTAAATAATGAGAGGGCAAAACACAATCCGAATCCAAAATGATAAAATAATTCCCTTTTGCTTGTTTCATTCCATAATTACGAGAGTCTCCTGGTCCCGAGTTTGCCTTGAAGAAGTAATTAATATCTAAAGAATCGGAATAATCCGCTACGACCTTTTTACAATCTATAGAAGAACCATCTTCAACAATCACAATTTCAAATGGACTGTTGTATTCTAACTTGGAAAAACTTTCCAACAACTCGGCAACCTCATCTGGCCTATTGTATACAGGTATAACGAATGAAAAAGACAGTGTATTCATACACTACAAATGTAATTAAAGAAAATAGAATAACTATCCTATGGCTGCCTTTTACGGTCCATAATTACCCATTATTTAAATAGAATATTAAGCTAATAACGATACTAAAACAATAAAAATCAGTATACCTTCACATATTACAAGACAAAAGCTTTTTACCATAAAAAAACCTTAGCCCACAATAGGCTAAGGTTTTTTATTTACTAAAGAAATGGTTGCAATTACTTTTTAAGAATTCTAAATGTTTCCACTTTATCCAAAATTGATGCTTGAACAAAATAGGCTCCAGAATGCAAATTGGATAAATCAATTTGGCTATTCATTTCATTGGGAGACAACTTTAAAACCTGTTGTCCTAAAGAATTAAAAACTAACACATCATTAATAACGGAAGGAGATTTGATGTTTAGTACATCTTCTACGGGATTAGGAAAATAGCTAAATTCTACCACAGGAGTCTCCACATCCTCTAGACCTAAAGTAAACTGTCCTACAGATACATTGTCTATGTACCATGAATCTCCATCATTTTGAATTCTCACGAATGCAATATAAATTACTTCTCCATCATACTCACTTAAATCGACAATCTTTTCTTCATAAACCTGAGCATCATCGTTCAATTCATTCTCATCCCAAGTTATAAGAGTATCAAAATCTGCTGGAGCTGTTTGAGAACCGGTAGAAATTCGAATTTGATATACAGTTCCATAATCATCATCAAATTCTTGACGTGTATAAAATCTCAGCTCCGCATTTGTTGCATTGGTCAAGTCTATTTGACTGGTAACCATCCAGTCTTCTGTATCGGCTACTGCAGCTTCATACATTATGTGAGCTGAATTGCTTCCTTCATAGGGATTACTTTGGTTGACAACCCAGTCTTCAACACCTAGTGCAGAACCAAATATGGCCCATCCCTCCGGAGGAAATCCATCTTCAAACCCTTCAAAAAAGCCTTCAAAAACTTGGGCTTTAGCATGAAAGTTAAATAACAGGGAAAAGATTGCACCCCATAAAAAAGTAGTTTTTTTCATAACATTAAATTTAATTGATTAAGCATAGTAAAATTACCTATAAAAACCTCAACCTCAATATGTTAAATAATTTTATCGTTTAAATTCTAATTATATCGACAAAAGCACCTATAAAAAACCACACGTTTTATATCACCCTAATAATCAGACTTATAAAAAGCAAAAAAGCGGCTTAAACAAGCCGCTTTTATCCAATTGATTAATTACTCTTAATGTTTAACAACCTTTATAGTCTCAACTATATTATCAATTGTAACTTGTACAAAGTACGCCCCAATACTCAATTGAGACATATCAATAGTACTTTCTATTTTTGCAGGATTCACCCTCAATACTTCTTGACCAACCATATTAAAAACTGACACGTTTTGGATTGTCGAAACTGACTTAATGTTCAAAACATTTTCTACTGGGTTTGGATAATATGAAAAACTACTTTCTTCAAAATGATCAACAATAGATAAAGTTGGGCTAAGGGTTGCCGTATCAGGACTGCTTACATCTATAGTAAAAGGACCTTCTGAGCCATCACTTGAACCACCGTAATACCCAATATTCACATAATACTGAACGCCTGCATCTCCCGTAAAAGAAACAGACTCTCCATCTCCAGAATATCCTGAATCACTACTAGTAACACATGTGAAATCTCCACAAGTTCCAGAGTAAACAGCCAATTCTAAATCCCAACCAGTTACTTCCGAAATATCAACTTCAATAGTACCACTCTCATCAACCATAAAAGTATACCAAACGCCATCATTCATGCCATACGAACAACTTCCAATAAAGCCATCATTATTGGTAGCTCCAATAGCATCTTGGCTAAAATTATATGGTAACTCAGATACTAATGTTGCGGAAGAACAAGCATCATTTTCTGGAGGACATGAATAATTAAAGCTATCTACTTCAAAGTCACAGTCCGTATTGGAGTGAACAGCTGAAATAGTAACTTCGGTACCATTTGAATAAGGACCAAAGTTATACAATGGTTGAGACTCAGATATCGTTTGCTCCTGATTCCCATCTGACAACGAAGTCAAATCTCCAAATTCGGTCACCAATACGTCAATATAGAACTGATCATTATCGCAATCGGGAACAACTGCCGCCGTCGTTTCAGCAGCCATACACATAACGCTTCCCAAACAAATATCGAAAGTATTATACTGTACACTTGAAGACCATCCATAAACTCTCACATAATAAAGTGTACCAACTTCCAATCCTTCTAACATTAAAGTATTTGGATCACTGTCGTCAATGATTGTCAATGCTTCACATCCATTGGTTGCATCATAAACGGCCATCCCCATATCTGTACTTGTACTTGTTCCTCCTCCAAGATTAACAACATTGCTAATTACAATTTGATGTATACTGGAAATGGCTTCAAATGAAAACCACACATCTGTATTGGGAGTCCCTGTAACATCATCTTCTTGAGAGGATGCCGTTGCGCCTAATGTGGTTGCACTTGTAACCTCTGTACATTCCAAATCCATATTAGCTATCAAAGAAATCGGAGCGGTGCAATCATCATTTGACGGAGGACAGTCATAAATGAAACTATCCACTTCAAAATCACAATATTCATCGGTATGAATGGCATCAATATCAACTTCAGAACCACTTATATAAGGACCAAAAATATATGTACCAGAACCAGTTACATCAATCGTTGTGGTTCCATCCGACAAATGCAAAATATCACCTTGATCAGTCACTTCAACTTCAATAGAAAACTCTCCATTATCACAATCTGCCACAATTGCCCCAGAAGCCTCTCCTTCCAAACAAGGCAAGGTTCCCACACAAATATCAAAGTTATTATATTGAACAGTGCCATACCATCCATAAACTCTCACGTAATAAGTAGTTCCTACGTCGAGGCCTTCCAAAATTAAAGTATTAGGATCGCTATCATCAACAAATACTAGAGCCTCGCATCCTGCTGTAGCATCATACACGGCCATTCCCATATCTGTACTGGTACTAGTCCCTCCTCCCTGATTCTCTACATTACTAATTTCAATTTCATGAGCTGGATAAGTTGCTACAAATGAAAACCAAACATCGGTATTAGGAGTTCCTGTTACCTCTCCCTCCTGGACAGATTCAGTAGCTCCTAATGTAGTCCCACTTGTTATTACGGTACATTCTAAATCTTCATTTACCGTCAAAGCAATCGCACCAGAACAATCATCATTTTCAGGAGCTACAGGAAGCGTGGAAAATGTATAAGGGCCTACCCAACCACTAGTACCATCAGACTCACAATCGGCCTGCACATAAAAATCATATTCGGTAAACGGTGTTAAATCGCTTTTGGTAAATCCGTTGGCAACACCTATATCAGTTGGTGTTCCAGTTGCTGTTTCTCCTTCCAAAACCACTTCTACATTATATAAAGAAGCTGTTCCAGATTCCTCCCAAGACAGTACTGCACTAGATGTAGTAATATTTGAAGCTGTTAAGCCTAAAGGTAATAAACAGCTCGGAGCATCTGGCACCGTAATCATTAAAGAAACTTCCAATTCAAGTTCGGGAGTATCTGGTTCCCAGTCAGAACTCACATCGTTATTGGAACCATCATCTGGACTATTTCCACCATTATCATTAAGTACTTCTCCATACGCTGTAATTGATATTAAAGTACCGTCCCAACTATCTGCAAACTTATCATAGCAGTTTACATAGTATACTCCAGGGGAAAGCTCAATATCTTCATTTATCAATCCTGCTCCGTTGGAATAAGTTCCATCTCCTTGGCCCCAAACCTGAGTGCCTGCACCATTTATTTCGGTAGTAATGTTTACCCATTTCTCTGAGGTATAAGAACCTCCTGATGTCGTTATGTTAATGACACTTTGAGCATTGCATAAAGAGAAAAAAGTTAAAAAGACCGTTAAAAACAGTAGTGTAGTTTTCTTCATAAAAGTTGTTTTTTAAGTGGTTGTTATGTTATTTATTCGCAAATTATTGCTTTAAAAATTTACCTACAACCACTAAAACACTTAATCGCTTAAACACCGAATACTTGGATAAAGTGTTAAATAAATTACACAATAAAACTAAATGTTATATAATTAACAATTTTAAAACTTCCCTTAATAGTATTAAACCACAAAAAAAGAGCCCAAATGGCTCTTTTTTTTTGAAAGTATTTATTTTTTAAATTACTCCTTTATAATTCTTACAATTTCAGAACTATCACCAATACTCACTTTTACAAAATAAGCACCTGTTTGCAATTGCGTCATGTCTATATCCGTTGAGGACGCATTTGGCATGAAATTCATCACTTCTTGCCCCAGCATATTGATAACCACAATACTTTCAATACTACTTTGTGAGCGAATCGATAATTTATCATTTACTGGATTAGGGAAATAAGTGAAGCTATTTGATGTTTCTTCAAAATCATTAACACTCAAACTTTCTGTTGACCATATTTTCAATTCAAATGTTGGGTTGGAAGGAACTGAAGAGCTATAAGCAAATACCCTTACATAGTAAGTTTCTCCAACTATTAGCCCTGTTGCTTGAATTTCTGGATCACTTCCGGTATCCTTACATGCTATATGTACTAACGAACCACATGTTCCCTCAAGTAACTCAACAACCCCATCAAACGCATCATCTAAAGTAATGTTCATATCTGTAGTCAATGCTTCAAAAGAATACCATACATCATCATTTGGGGTTCCAGTCCAACCATCACATGTTGGAGCCTCAACACCAGAATCTGTAGCTCCCAATATAGTTCCAGCTACTGGTGTGGCACTATCTGCATCTAGAACATCTGTTTCTTGAACCATAGTAATAGCCCCATCACACTCATCATTGTCTGGAGGACAATTGAAAACAAAAGTTCCCAATTCAACATTACAATCACTATCATCTCCATGAAGAAGCGTCAAAGTTTTACTGTCCCCATTTGCAAAGGGACCAATTTGCATTTCTCCAAGATCAGAAACTCCCCATGTCAAAACACCATCCGTAATTGCCGGAGAACCATCTCCCATATCAGTTACATCTATGACAATGAAAAATTGGTTATACTGACAATCTTCCTCTACAGAAACCGTAGCTTCAGCTGGCATACATGCCAATTGTGTTAAGGAAAAATCATAAGTAGTACTTTGGGGAGTCGCCCAAGTTGAAATAACAATATAATAGGTCGTTCCAGCTGTAAGCTCCACTTCAACAATTCTATCGGCTGTAGAAGAACTCCCTTCAAATCCAATACAGTTAGGAGAAGTCCCCGGACATCCGTCCAAAATATGTATCCCGGAATATGATGACCCTATGTTTGTTAAACTTGCAATATATATACCATCCTCACTAGGTGTAAATGTATATACTACATCATCCCCGTTCATATAATACGAGCTACAACTACTATCCCCATTCTCATAATCATCCATATAATTAGCGGTATCATCACTTGTGGTGTAAGGCAAAGAAGAAATTTCAATAGCTGTTTCACATATTTGACCAGGAACTGGACACGCATAACTATAATCACCAACAACAAAATCGCAGTCTTCAACTTCATGAACAGCAGAAATAGTAACTTCTGTTCCACTTGGATATGGACCGAAATTATACAAAGGCTGTCCTTCAGAAACCGTTTGTGTTTGAGTTCCATCAGTCAAATCAATTAAATCTCCAAAGGACGTTACTACCACATCCACATAAAATTGGTCACTATCACAATCTGGAACTGCTGCGGCCGCGACTTCTGCAGGAACACATGTAAGTTCTAGTATCTCTACCGTATAATCATGAGCTTCGCCATAACCAGAAGTGTTACAAGGTATTGGTTGTGATGAATATCGATTTCCAACTCGCATTCTATAAGTACCAGGCATTACAGACTCTGGAATAGTAATGGTACCATTGGTAACCGCATTTGCTCCAGAACCAGTACTTGCATCAATTGCCACTAATTCAATGGATCCTTCAGAATCATCAAACTCATAGTCTTGATTAAAATCAATCCAAATTCTCACTTTTTGACTTGAAAAGCCATGGCTTACATTATAATCATAGGAAGAATTATTAAAAAGGGAAATGGTCATATCTGAAAAATCACCATAAGCTCCATCCGAACATCCAGTATCTAAATGACTAAACTCTACTGCAGGTATTTCAAAATCATTAATTTGGTCCCCACTTGCACAACCACTAGAGAATACAGGTTCACAATAACAAAGCGTTTCACTTGTCGTAAGCATTGTTTCAGTGCATCCTTCCGATTCACCAACAGAGTTATAGGCTACAATCGTTACATAATATGTTGTATTGACCATTGGCTCAGAAATGCCATATGAAGTACTCCCTGCATTATCAACTGAATCAGCAATATCTGTTCCACCTGAAGTGGTTCCCA
Coding sequences within it:
- the miaA gene encoding tRNA (adenosine(37)-N6)-dimethylallyltransferase MiaA gives rise to the protein MMLNFVLNVEANYIMTKYLISIVGPTAIGKTALSIQLAQYFNTEIISADSRQFFKEMQIGTAAPTPEELAAAPHHFIHHKSIETDYNVGAFERDAIEQLEKLFKKHDVVVMVGGSGLYVDAVTKGLDDFPDLDPKIRETLNNTLETEGLLALQTQLKQLDPQSFQSIAIDNPHRVIRALEVSIGTGKPYASFLNQKKNKRPFKTISIGLTADREIVYDRINRRVDIMMENGLLEEAKKLLPKQHLNALNTVGYKELFKYFNGNWTLDFAVSEIKKNSRRFAKRQFTWFKKNENILWFDYTTPLETIVNDISKLIEKQ
- a CDS encoding cold-shock protein — translated: MSKGTVKFFNDSKGFGFIVEEGTNKEHFVHISGLEDEIREGDEVEFDLTEGKKGLNAVNVRVI
- a CDS encoding response regulator transcription factor — protein: MEEQNKKILLVEDDPNFGTVLKDYLTMNDYDVVHAKNGMEGFEKFKKDDFDLCILDVMMPYKDGFTLAKEIREKNSEVPIIFLTAKAMKEDVLKGYKVGADDYLNKPFDSEVLLMKIKAIMQRKATETVTDSKQFEFKIGRFDLNSKLRFLRFDGGEPIKLSPKENELLRMLALHENDLMPRELALTKIWRDDNYFTSRSMDVYIAKLRKYLKPDENVEILNIHGEGFRLVVNQSA
- a CDS encoding sensor histidine kinase KdpD, with the translated sequence MGRKLFVLLVILMSVSLIGIILVQAYFIKNSLQNEENRFELNVKHALSWVSKSLEDKEFDRYARKVYELEKRGVNRDTSAIREILIKTQDDQRDETIIYRNTILEESFKVPSVFFDIGVDSISISRLFNERETKIYSNTALNNEGDLNINPERTYREYLELPEVEKKLFETTYRDYYKNFPIYKRVSPEEVSDLLQYQLKEDGIDIDFEFAIYDKDLATKVQSENFELNNSSTYGVSVFLDNNKQSDYRLYVDFPERRKFLFSTIIKAIVLSVVFTLIIIIAYSNAIYQLIKQRKISQIKTDFINNMTHEFKTPIATINLALDAIKNPKIIEDQDKVKRYLKMIKDENKRMHAQVENVLRISKLEKNELNISKDRVKLHDLIEDAITHVELIVEDRKGYVKTHLNASKSSILANESHFTNVIVNILDNAIKYSDDEPKIDVYTENIGNNILLKIADQGNGMSKQVQRKIFEKFYREHSGNVHNVKGHGLGLAYVKRIVEDHHGHISVESEKGKGSVFTIKLPLIS
- the coaE gene encoding dephospho-CoA kinase (Dephospho-CoA kinase (CoaE) performs the final step in coenzyme A biosynthesis.), which gives rise to MKVIGVTGGIGSGKSTVANMFRSLGVPVYTADLEAKRIMATSPELQRKLKVLFGEQAYVNGELNKPFIADAIFNNKALLEAMNAIVHPEVAKHFKDWLAQQASPYVIKEAAIIFEHHMEKEYDAIILVIAGINQRIERLLKRDQTSREKIQAIMDNQLSDDEKLKLADYIIVNDKLEATHNQVLKLHETLRSVGN
- a CDS encoding CdaR family protein; protein product: MLSFLFLIISKLSGKYTETVALNVSFENVPENKVLLQKEKQKINVVLSANGFNLVPLIFFKQPVKIDYDSDLYYNNEHYSWVANKSAHKIKSLVGSRVEMLSITPDTLNFRFETLETKKVPIKLQANISYLIGYDVLDKVEIKPDSVTVIGAENIVSTIEEISTEPLSLKDVNASFSQSIALKLPKVDGNIKLSSQKVTVTSEVVKFTEGAVEVPVTLVNTPKNLTINYFPKVVTVLYYVPLNRFNEIKPSDFKVVCNYEEIAQTDKKAMTPKLTSVPEAAKSTRIKQNKVEFIVVK
- a CDS encoding glycosyltransferase family 2 protein → MNTLSFSFVIPVYNRPDEVAELLESFSKLEYNSPFEIVIVEDGSSIDCKKVVADYSDSLDINYFFKANSGPGDSRNYGMKQAKGNYFIILDSDCVLPSHYLNEVSAYLEERYVDCFGGPDTAHMSFTPLQKAINFAMTSFISTGGIRGGKKQVGKFQPRSFNMGISKKAFQASGGFGVIHPGEDPDLSIRLTNLGFETELIEEAYVFHKRRISWSKFYTQVHKFGLVRPILNLWHPKTAKLTYWFPTLFMLGLVGAIILWLFGHSFGILAYLAYFFIAFLLALFETKSLEVALKSVYAIAVQFFGYGYGFFKSTIALRLQGKTPEVAFPHLFFKHAE
- a CDS encoding T9SS-dependent choice-of-anchor J family protein → MKKTTFLWGAIFSLLFNFHAKAQVFEGFFEGFEDGFPPEGWAIFGSALGVEDWVVNQSNPYEGSNSAHIMYEAAVADTEDWMVTSQIDLTNATNAELRFYTRQEFDDDYGTVYQIRISTGSQTAPADFDTLITWDENELNDDAQVYEEKIVDLSEYDGEVIYIAFVRIQNDGDSWYIDNVSVGQFTLGLEDVETPVVEFSYFPNPVEDVLNIKSPSVINDVLVFNSLGQQVLKLSPNEMNSQIDLSNLHSGAYFVQASILDKVETFRILKK